Proteins co-encoded in one Streptococcus ruminicola genomic window:
- a CDS encoding phage replisome organizer N-terminal domain-containing protein translates to MADNKKYYYLKLKENFFESDEAIILESMPDGYLYSNILLKLYLRSLKNDGLLMFNNLIPYNAQMLATITRHQIGTIEKAIQIFQQLKLIEILDNGAIYMSNIQNFVGKSSTNADRIRKYRKSVTNVTTNEQQMLNKCAPEIEIDTETEIKKDIELKKELELEPEKEERFVDVVEANLGRGLVKFEYDTMNDYLINKHVSKELFLEAVKVAVANNVRKFNYISRVLDNWIENGIQTVEQAYQAQRDFKAKKANRYQNVQQPTKSNVPDWVNEEYKHEASADEQAQLDALKAAMMED, encoded by the coding sequence ATGGCCGATAACAAGAAATATTACTACTTAAAATTAAAAGAGAATTTTTTTGAAAGTGACGAAGCTATCATTTTGGAAAGCATGCCAGATGGTTATCTTTATAGCAACATTCTCCTAAAACTCTATCTCAGAAGCTTAAAAAATGACGGCTTACTAATGTTTAACAATTTAATTCCGTACAACGCACAAATGCTTGCGACGATTACGCGTCATCAAATTGGAACAATCGAAAAAGCTATTCAAATTTTTCAGCAGTTAAAATTAATCGAGATTTTAGACAATGGGGCTATTTACATGTCTAATATTCAAAACTTTGTTGGCAAATCAAGCACAAATGCTGACAGAATAAGAAAATACAGAAAAAGTGTTACAAATGTAACAACAAATGAGCAACAAATGTTGAACAAATGTGCACCAGAGATAGAGATAGATACAGAGACAGAAATAAAGAAAGATATAGAGTTAAAGAAAGAGTTAGAACTAGAACCAGAAAAAGAAGAAAGATTTGTTGATGTAGTTGAAGCGAATCTTGGTCGAGGTCTTGTTAAGTTTGAATACGACACGATGAACGATTATTTGATTAACAAACATGTATCAAAAGAGTTATTTCTTGAAGCAGTAAAAGTAGCAGTAGCTAACAATGTTCGCAAATTTAATTATATTAGTCGTGTTCTAGATAACTGGATTGAGAACGGTATTCAAACGGTAGAGCAAGCTTATCAAGCACAACGAGATTTCAAAGCTAAGAAAGCAAATCGTTATCAAAATGTTCAACAACCAACTAAAAGCAACGTACCTGATTGGGTTAACGAAGAATACAAACATGAAGCAAGCGCAGATGAACAGGCACAGCTTGACGCGCTGAAAGCAGCAATGATGGAGGATTAG
- a CDS encoding DNA methyltransferase, with amino-acid sequence MNRLKKMIVWALFDSGNGSYTKAIKTLNEAKEANIDVYPIGIDIEHKNSHFIELDLADYKRLFGDNTLFDTLDKLPKPDLIIASPPCESWSNASAMVEGNACWKQEDFSTDSLFAPQREASMFTIRTSKDYEEAYNNYYYDRQFMKRVNGELCVFNTIEIIKRYEPSYFIIENPASGRIWKYIEDVMGFCLPYKNQTRYNNYDYPLQKPTKFASNINLNLKNDIIKQEIEWKYFSKSYNERSNIPQKLLLDIFKTVTRHFEESTNGK; translated from the coding sequence ATGAATAGATTGAAAAAAATGATTGTTTGGGCTCTCTTTGATAGTGGCAATGGCTCATACACTAAAGCGATTAAAACGCTAAATGAAGCGAAAGAAGCAAATATTGACGTTTATCCAATTGGCATTGATATTGAGCATAAAAACAGCCATTTCATCGAACTAGATTTAGCAGATTACAAGCGATTATTTGGTGATAACACGTTGTTTGATACGTTGGATAAACTCCCAAAACCAGATTTAATCATAGCTAGTCCGCCTTGTGAAAGCTGGTCGAATGCTAGCGCAATGGTGGAGGGTAATGCTTGTTGGAAACAAGAGGATTTCTCAACAGATAGCCTATTTGCTCCACAAAGGGAAGCGAGTATGTTTACCATCAGAACAAGCAAGGATTATGAGGAAGCTTACAACAATTATTATTATGATAGGCAATTTATGAAGCGTGTCAACGGTGAGTTGTGTGTGTTTAATACTATTGAAATCATCAAACGTTATGAGCCATCTTACTTTATAATTGAGAACCCAGCGAGTGGTCGGATTTGGAAGTATATTGAGGATGTGATGGGATTTTGCCTACCTTACAAAAATCAGACAAGATACAACAATTACGATTATCCGCTACAAAAACCTACAAAATTTGCTAGCAATATCAATTTGAATTTAAAAAACGACATTATTAAACAGGAGATTGAATGGAAGTATTTTTCAAAATCTTATAATGAGCGTTCAAATATTCCACAGAAGCTTTTGCTAGACATTTTTAAAACAGTAACAAGACATTTCGAGGAGTCTACAAATGGAAAATAA
- a CDS encoding excisionase has protein sequence MPKANITYKAVGNDEKAEWGDYNHLIQRWEGLSKSVAKQWATEMREHPEFRKYIDNPTHRIVFINYKGFELFVKWKSRNRYLSKKETLAEMLENIKLEERVGV, from the coding sequence ATGCCGAAAGCAAATATAACGTATAAAGCTGTTGGCAACGACGAAAAAGCCGAGTGGGGTGACTACAATCACTTGATTCAACGCTGGGAAGGCTTGAGCAAGAGCGTTGCGAAGCAGTGGGCGACTGAAATGCGTGAGCATCCAGAATTTAGGAAATACATTGATAATCCTACACATCGAATAGTTTTTATCAATTACAAAGGTTTTGAACTGTTCGTTAAATGGAAATCACGCAACAGATATTTGAGCAAAAAAGAAACATTAGCTGAAATGTTGGAAAATATCAAACTAGAAGAAAGAGTAGGAGTTTAA
- a CDS encoding transcriptional regulator, whose translation MSQQHQKWISLVEQRLKEKGWSKADLTQVVGLRSPATITDLLKKGKGSADLKLRVSKALDIREPWENFEEN comes from the coding sequence ATGAGTCAACAACATCAAAAATGGATTTCGCTTGTTGAACAACGACTAAAAGAAAAAGGCTGGTCGAAAGCAGATTTGACACAAGTAGTTGGTCTTCGAAGTCCTGCTACAATCACTGATTTACTCAAAAAAGGGAAAGGAAGTGCTGATTTAAAACTCAGAGTCTCAAAGGCACTTGATATTCGCGAGCCTTGGGAAAACTTCGAAGAAAATTAA
- a CDS encoding helix-turn-helix domain-containing protein has protein sequence MTNQTLNLIAFERIKGLAAKQGVSLQTVAQSVGLSENYIYNLRTRKSSSSEHIAKIADYFNVSTDYIYGRTDNPRIASDDAASEYTTEDLRKMAKNAKTFDGKPLTDEDVDAITNIIEIYLKGRN, from the coding sequence ATGACTAATCAAACCCTTAATTTAATTGCTTTTGAGAGAATAAAGGGACTAGCAGCTAAACAAGGTGTTAGTTTGCAAACAGTAGCGCAGTCTGTTGGTTTGAGTGAAAACTATATTTATAATTTAAGAACACGTAAGTCTTCTTCTAGCGAACATATTGCTAAAATCGCTGATTACTTTAATGTATCCACTGATTATATTTATGGCCGCACTGATAATCCCAGAATTGCTTCTGACGATGCTGCATCAGAATACACTACTGAAGATTTGCGCAAAATGGCAAAAAACGCCAAGACCTTCGACGGTAAACCACTTACCGATGAAGATGTTGACGCAATTACAAATATCATTGAAATTTACCTAAAAGGTAGAAACTAA
- a CDS encoding ImmA/IrrE family metallo-endopeptidase, whose protein sequence is MTIEELVESYGVTLAYFDNELWPRPGIYIDDIKIIFVNKSLSEEAMKKVVYHELGHLEHDSNQYQRRHEQFELQANRNMIRLLLEEELRESDYEFNYVNFMQRHQLTTVADECMVIDEYYNLMDIV, encoded by the coding sequence ATGACTATTGAAGAACTTGTTGAATCATATGGAGTGACACTAGCTTACTTTGACAATGAGCTATGGCCACGACCTGGCATTTACATTGATGACATCAAAATCATCTTCGTCAACAAATCGCTTTCGGAAGAAGCTATGAAGAAAGTTGTTTATCATGAGCTTGGACATCTTGAGCATGATTCTAATCAATATCAAAGACGTCATGAACAATTCGAGTTACAAGCTAATCGAAACATGATCAGACTCTTATTAGAAGAAGAATTGAGAGAATCAGACTATGAGTTCAACTACGTCAATTTCATGCAAAGACATCAACTAACAACTGTAGCTGACGAGTGTATGGTCATTGATGAATATTATAATTTAATGGATATCGTTTAA
- a CDS encoding tyrosine-type recombinase/integrase, translated as MWIEELSNGKYKYFERYKDPYTEKWRKVSVTLESGSNRAKKEAQKLLNKKIDSKLEKLKTTDALFTTVFEEWLPIYKETVKKSSLHSTLATIKRIRKDFALEVPISNITPKYIQNYITSNEEWTYSQKYRIKSLLNVFFDYAVSLEIIENNPARKIVLNKPRKTAEELEAIENKYLEPDELNRLLKEFYRKPITYRYGLLSEFMTLNGCRIGEAAALKLKNYHKENKTIDIHGTLTKYDDNPTTPKTTASYRTVYLTDREVEILDEIISMNQLQEETNPKWKKSDFIFVTNTGNSVQSSVFAKSLQRANERLQKPIAKHISSHIFRHTMISMLAEYNIPLKAIMDRVGHSDSETTTKIYTHVTKNMKNKAVEVLNHIANSRQS; from the coding sequence ATGTGGATTGAAGAATTGTCCAATGGTAAATACAAGTATTTCGAACGATATAAAGACCCATACACCGAAAAGTGGCGAAAAGTATCTGTAACGCTTGAAAGTGGTTCTAATCGAGCTAAAAAAGAAGCACAAAAACTACTCAACAAAAAAATTGATTCAAAACTTGAAAAGCTAAAAACAACTGATGCTTTATTTACAACAGTTTTTGAAGAGTGGTTACCAATCTATAAAGAGACGGTTAAAAAGAGCAGTTTGCACTCTACTTTGGCAACTATCAAACGAATAAGAAAAGATTTTGCTTTAGAAGTTCCGATTTCAAATATAACACCTAAATACATCCAGAATTACATTACTTCAAACGAAGAATGGACGTACAGCCAAAAATATAGGATTAAATCTCTTTTGAACGTTTTCTTTGATTATGCAGTTTCTTTGGAAATAATCGAAAATAATCCAGCTCGAAAGATTGTATTGAACAAGCCTAGAAAGACCGCTGAGGAGTTGGAAGCAATCGAAAATAAATACCTGGAACCAGACGAACTTAACCGCTTGTTAAAAGAGTTCTACAGAAAACCTATAACTTACAGATACGGACTACTTTCAGAATTCATGACACTTAACGGTTGTCGCATTGGGGAAGCTGCAGCTTTAAAGCTCAAAAACTACCATAAGGAAAACAAAACAATTGATATACATGGCACGTTAACAAAATACGATGATAACCCAACCACACCGAAAACAACTGCTAGTTATCGAACTGTTTATCTGACAGATAGAGAAGTTGAAATATTAGATGAAATAATATCTATGAACCAGCTTCAAGAAGAGACAAACCCCAAATGGAAAAAATCAGATTTTATCTTTGTAACCAACACAGGAAATTCTGTTCAAAGTTCCGTTTTCGCAAAATCCTTACAAAGAGCAAATGAGCGACTTCAGAAACCAATTGCTAAACATATCTCAAGCCATATTTTTAGACACACAATGATCAGTATGCTAGCTGAATATAATATTCCTTTGAAAGCAATCATGGATAGAGTTGGTCACTCTGACTCTGAAACAACGACTAAAATTTATACACACGTAACTAAAAATATGAAAAACAAAGCTGTAGAAGTTTTAAACCACATAGCAAATAGTAGGCAAAGTTAA
- the eno gene encoding surface-displayed alpha-enolase: MSIITDVYAREVLDSRGNPTLEVEVYTESGAFGRGMVPSGASTGEHEAVELRDGDKSRYNGLGTQKAVDNVNNIIAEAIIGFDVRDQQAIDRAMIALDGTPNKGKLGANAILGVSIAVARAAADYLEVPLYSYLGGFNTKVLPTPMMNIINGGSHSDAPIAFQEFMIVPAGAPTFKEALRWGAEIFHTLKKILKERGLETAVGDEGGFAPKFEGTEDAVETIIKAIETAGYKPGEDVFLGFDCASSEFYDNGIYDYTKFEGEGAAKRTAAEQIDYIEELVNKYPIITIEDAMDENDWDGWKELTKRLGKRVQLVGDDFFVTNTSYLARGIKEEAANSILIKVNQIGTLTETFEAIEMAKEAGYTAVVSHRSGETEDSTIADIAVATNAGQIKTGSLSRTDRIAKYNQLLRIEDQLGEVAEYRGLKSFYNLKK, from the coding sequence ATGTCAATTATTACTGATGTTTACGCTCGCGAAGTCCTTGACTCACGCGGTAACCCAACACTTGAAGTAGAAGTTTACACAGAATCAGGCGCATTTGGTCGTGGTATGGTTCCTTCAGGAGCTTCTACTGGTGAACACGAAGCAGTTGAACTTCGTGACGGAGACAAATCTCGTTACAACGGTCTTGGTACTCAAAAAGCTGTTGACAACGTTAACAACATCATTGCTGAAGCAATCATCGGTTTCGATGTTCGTGATCAACAAGCTATCGACCGTGCTATGATCGCTCTTGACGGTACTCCAAACAAAGGTAAACTCGGTGCAAATGCTATCCTTGGTGTTTCTATTGCCGTAGCTCGTGCAGCAGCTGACTACCTTGAAGTTCCACTTTACAGCTACCTTGGTGGTTTCAACACTAAAGTTCTTCCAACTCCAATGATGAACATCATCAACGGTGGTTCTCACTCAGACGCTCCAATCGCTTTCCAAGAATTCATGATTGTACCTGCTGGTGCACCTACATTCAAAGAAGCTCTTCGTTGGGGTGCTGAAATCTTCCACACACTTAAGAAAATCCTTAAAGAACGTGGTCTTGAAACAGCTGTTGGTGACGAAGGTGGTTTCGCTCCTAAATTTGAAGGAACTGAAGACGCTGTAGAAACAATCATCAAAGCTATCGAAACTGCTGGTTACAAACCAGGTGAAGATGTATTCCTTGGATTTGACTGTGCTTCATCAGAATTCTACGATAACGGAATCTATGACTACACTAAATTCGAAGGTGAAGGTGCTGCTAAACGTACTGCTGCAGAACAAATCGACTACATCGAAGAATTGGTTAACAAATACCCAATCATCACTATCGAAGATGCAATGGACGAAAACGACTGGGACGGATGGAAAGAACTTACTAAACGTCTTGGTAAACGTGTTCAATTGGTCGGTGATGACTTCTTCGTAACAAACACTTCATACCTTGCACGTGGTATCAAAGAAGAAGCTGCTAACTCAATCCTTATCAAAGTTAACCAAATCGGTACTTTGACTGAAACATTCGAAGCTATCGAAATGGCTAAAGAAGCTGGTTACACTGCAGTTGTATCACACCGTTCAGGTGAAACTGAAGATTCAACAATCGCTGACATCGCAGTTGCAACTAACGCTGGTCAAATTAAAACTGGTTCACTTTCACGTACTGACCGTATCGCTAAATACAACCAATTGCTTCGTATCGAAGACCAACTTGGTGAAGTAGCTGAATACCGTGGATTGAAATCATTCTACAACTTGAAAAAATAA
- a CDS encoding YueI family protein: MTDLENKVLQAATGEKRLNPDEQRLYFGTFAERVVLSIPLEDSRLEEVKNRFSDILGQLAKQYDTILVKISPKLSVSNQMFYMKIAQEQNIQATIVDEKNAQSPYGIIVHSTKAENVANPLLSEQFPATAEKPKEAPKKGFWSKLFNKD, encoded by the coding sequence ATGACTGATTTAGAAAATAAAGTTTTACAAGCCGCAACAGGCGAAAAACGCTTAAATCCTGATGAACAACGTCTTTATTTTGGAACTTTTGCCGAACGAGTCGTCTTATCAATTCCTCTTGAAGATAGCCGTTTAGAAGAGGTTAAAAATCGTTTTAGTGATATTTTAGGACAATTAGCTAAACAATACGACACAATATTAGTTAAAATTTCTCCAAAACTCTCCGTTTCAAACCAAATGTTTTACATGAAAATCGCTCAAGAACAAAACATTCAAGCAACTATTGTTGATGAAAAGAATGCTCAATCACCTTACGGCATTATCGTTCATTCAACCAAAGCTGAAAATGTAGCTAATCCTCTATTATCTGAACAATTTCCAGCTACAGCTGAAAAACCAAAAGAAGCCCCTAAAAAAGGCTTCTGGTCAAAATTATTTAACAAGGATTAA
- a CDS encoding glycerate kinase, producing MHILIAPDSFKESLSALEVAKAVQKGFRKAMPNATFDVMPVGDGGEGTLEALTDGLHLKRESHTVTGAFGQPVEAHYATNGRLAVFEMADICGLEKVPMDQRSPLTLTTKGVGEMIGHLVDLGVEEIMIGVGGSSTNDGGLGMAAGLGYRFFDKTGHEVEAVGEHLGDITMVSYESCRWDLSQTKVTVITDVTNPLCGPNGATYIFGGQKGLAKDDFASVDKDMERFYQTFFPAVLDLAGAGAGGGMAAGLAAFAGGQIISGIDAVLDMLDFDQRVQKADIVVVGEGRMDKQSLSGKAPVGLAQRTPRGKLVIAICGSLKDDLPSFPISNIQAAFPIIADVDTLENTLDKAEQNLERTAQNIGNLLSFTRF from the coding sequence ATGCATATATTAATTGCACCTGATTCATTTAAGGAAAGTTTGTCAGCACTTGAAGTTGCAAAAGCTGTTCAAAAAGGTTTTCGAAAAGCTATGCCAAATGCGACTTTTGATGTCATGCCTGTTGGTGACGGTGGTGAAGGAACTTTGGAAGCCTTGACAGACGGTCTTCACTTAAAACGTGAAAGCCACACGGTTACTGGCGCGTTTGGTCAACCAGTCGAAGCCCATTATGCGACTAATGGTCGGTTGGCCGTTTTTGAAATGGCAGACATTTGTGGTTTGGAAAAAGTGCCAATGGATCAGCGTAGCCCATTAACCCTTACGACAAAAGGTGTTGGTGAAATGATTGGTCACTTGGTTGACCTTGGTGTTGAAGAAATCATGATTGGTGTTGGAGGCAGTTCAACCAATGATGGTGGTCTGGGAATGGCGGCAGGCCTTGGCTATCGTTTCTTTGACAAAACAGGTCATGAAGTCGAAGCGGTTGGCGAACACCTTGGTGATATTACCATGGTTTCTTATGAAAGCTGTCGTTGGGATTTATCTCAAACTAAGGTGACAGTTATCACTGACGTGACAAATCCTCTATGTGGTCCAAATGGGGCAACCTATATTTTTGGAGGACAAAAAGGGCTTGCAAAAGATGACTTTGCAAGCGTTGATAAAGATATGGAAAGATTTTACCAAACTTTCTTCCCAGCTGTTTTGGATTTGGCTGGAGCGGGAGCAGGTGGCGGAATGGCAGCAGGTTTAGCAGCCTTTGCTGGAGGTCAAATCATTTCTGGCATTGATGCTGTTCTTGACATGCTTGATTTTGACCAACGTGTTCAGAAAGCTGACATCGTTGTTGTCGGCGAAGGACGAATGGATAAGCAAAGTCTTTCAGGTAAAGCTCCTGTTGGTCTAGCACAGCGCACACCTCGTGGTAAATTAGTCATTGCTATCTGTGGTAGTCTCAAAGATGATTTACCAAGCTTTCCGATTTCTAACATTCAAGCAGCCTTTCCGATAATTGCTGACGTTGATACTTTAGAAAATACCCTTGATAAAGCTGAGCAAAATCTGGAACGCACCGCCCAAAACATCGGAAATTTACTAAGCTTTACTAGATTTTAA